From the genome of Polyangiaceae bacterium, one region includes:
- the nuoE gene encoding NADH-quinone oxidoreductase subunit NuoE, with translation MTKFALSPEREKHVEEILARYPNPKAACIPVLHVCQEQNGWISEEVMQFVADRLSLSTAHVKGVVTFYTLFNKEPVGKHQVWVCRTLSCALRGSDEILHHCENRLGISPGQTTKDGKVTLRTAECLASCGTAPMMQVDKDYYENLTTAEVDRILDRLVK, from the coding sequence ATGACCAAGTTCGCACTCTCACCCGAGCGCGAGAAGCACGTCGAAGAAATCCTCGCGCGTTACCCGAACCCGAAGGCGGCCTGCATTCCCGTGCTGCACGTCTGCCAAGAGCAGAATGGATGGATCTCGGAAGAGGTCATGCAGTTCGTTGCAGACCGGCTTTCGCTGTCCACGGCTCACGTCAAGGGCGTCGTGACGTTCTACACGCTCTTCAACAAGGAGCCTGTGGGCAAACACCAAGTCTGGGTTTGCCGGACATTGAGCTGCGCGTTGCGCGGTTCGGACGAGATCCTGCACCACTGCGAAAATCGCTTGGGGATCTCTCCCGGCCAAACCACGAAGGACGGCAAGGTGACTTTGAGAACCGCCGAATGCCTCGCTTCGTGCGGCACGGCGCCAATGATGCAGGTCGACAAGGACTATTACGAGAACCTCACGACGGCCGAGGTGGATCGCATCCTCGACCGCTTGGTCAAGTAA